GATCGAGTTATTCCTGAAGATAGCTGGGAACAGAAGGCGAGAGATATTGAAAAATATGCAGTGGATGTGCTGGTAATGGGCGCCGACTGGCAGGGTAAATTTGACGATTTACAAAATATTTGTGAAGTGGTTTATTTGCCTCGCACCCAGGGCGTGTCTTCCAGCCAGTTGAAAAACTCGTTAAAAGGCCTGCTGGAAATTCAACCCGCTAAATTGCGTGAAGCCATCGACGTACTGGAACAAATTTTGAAAGACCTTGAGTAATATGCCTGCAGGAATTTTTAAATCCCACAAGATCAGGGCTCTATTATTGTATCCCCTGTACTGGATTTCGAAGCTCACCAGGCGCAGTGCGGATATCTGGCTGTTTGCACCGATGAATCATGCTTTTTTGGACAATGCCAAATATCTTTTTTTACATGTAACGCAACACCATCCGGAAATCAAAGCTTTTTTTGTTAGCGAAAAAGCGGAGTTGATCCAATACTTAAAAGAACAGAATTTGCCCGTGCTTGATAAATGGAGTTTAAAGGCATTTTACTATGGACTCATTGCCAAATTTTATCTGATCAGCGCGTATGTAGATGACATTAATTTCTGGACTTCCGGGGGCGCTGTCGTTTTTAACCTGTGGCACGGCATTCCCTTAAAAAAGATTGAATTCGATATTTCGACGGGGCCGCTGGCCAAACGCTACCAAAAAAGAAGCTGGTACAATAGAATTTTTAAACCGTATTTTTACAGACGACCGGATTTTGTTTTATCCACCTCACAGGATGTGAGCCGACTGTTTGCCTCCGCCTTTCGTGTTTCGCCCGCTCAGTGTCCGCCCCTGGGCTATCCGCGCACAGACATTTTTTTTAAGAGCAAAGAGGAAATCAAAAAACATATTCAACAATACGAAAGCAAGGCGT
This sequence is a window from Caldithrix abyssi DSM 13497. Protein-coding genes within it:
- the tagD gene encoding glycerol-3-phosphate cytidylyltransferase produces the protein MKKKTVITYGTFDLFHVGHLRLLKRAKELGDYLIVGVSTDAFNAIKGKKTIIPYEQRAEIVQSIRYVDRVIPEDSWEQKARDIEKYAVDVLVMGADWQGKFDDLQNICEVVYLPRTQGVSSSQLKNSLKGLLEIQPAKLREAIDVLEQILKDLE
- a CDS encoding CDP-glycerol glycerophosphotransferase family protein; protein product: MPAGIFKSHKIRALLLYPLYWISKLTRRSADIWLFAPMNHAFLDNAKYLFLHVTQHHPEIKAFFVSEKAELIQYLKEQNLPVLDKWSLKAFYYGLIAKFYLISAYVDDINFWTSGGAVVFNLWHGIPLKKIEFDISTGPLAKRYQKRSWYNRIFKPYFYRRPDFVLSTSQDVSRLFASAFRVSPAQCPPLGYPRTDIFFKSKEEIKKHIQQYESKALNALLKQIAAYERVILYMPTWRDDRQNFMQKAFPNVEQLNDALKLKNALLLIKLHPNDSSLKTFRDLSHIKTMPAKIDLYPFLPFTDGLITDYSSIYFDYMLLKKPIIFYPFDLEDYLRNREMYFDYQETLPGPVVGDFGALLEVVASIESLTINEKYEQLLNRFWLFRDGKSCERVTEFLKNL